From the Tripterygium wilfordii isolate XIE 37 chromosome 6, ASM1340144v1, whole genome shotgun sequence genome, one window contains:
- the LOC120000660 gene encoding uncharacterized protein LOC120000660, whose protein sequence is MQILTSGLKANRSPLLKKERRLVSGRSIALNTVVHVSFVLNTLFATFFHVSRPNQPSNFIFSQNLSFSSSKTIKQYVCFELDGSIGEEHEEEVGDAYDSLMEEDDEFSDSDEDETESSVDLLIRFLHSLFKKISKRAKKASRSFLPSVISPQLVSFPLIIVYTSVFLVA, encoded by the exons ATGCAGATTTTGACATCAGGGTTAAAGGCCAATCGATCACcactattaaaaaaagaaaggaggcTTGTGTCAGGCCGATCAATTGCCCTCAATACAGTTGTTCACGTGAGTTTTGTTTTAAACACCCTTTTTGCGACCTTTTTTCACGTATCTCGACCTAACCAACCCTCAAacttcattttctctcaaaatctctCATTTTCGTCATCCAAGACCATCAAACAAT ATGTGTGTTTTGAGCTGGATGGTTCAATTGGAGAAGAACATGAGGAGGAGGTCGGCGATGCTTACGATAGCTTGATGGAGGAGGATGATGAGTTCAGTGACAGTGACGAGGACGAGACAGAGAGCAGTGTTGATTTGTTGATCAGGTTCTTGCATAGCCTGTTCAAGAAGATCTCCAAGCGTGCCAAGAAGGCCTCGCGCTCCTTCCTTCCCTCTGTGATTTCGCCGCAGCTGGTTAGCTTTCCTCTCATTATCGTGTATACCTCTGTTTTTCTTGTTGCATAA
- the LOC119999479 gene encoding transcription factor BHLH089-like — protein sequence MMDPPAMMNDGSYNLGEIWPFQIGGGGGGFGQAAMGRAQFGLEQFGGSGGNDPLMSEPTGANSGGGGGITRKRRDVDDESARSLSTSNCNGNSVNEFECNGKRSKSSACRDENGESRAKAETSAGKAAEKQNTQPPETPKQDYIHVRARRGQATDSHSLAERARREKISERMKILQDLVPGCNKVIGKALVLDEIINYIQSLQSQVEFLSMKLEAVNSRMTPVIDAFHLKDVAQQTYDTGGMAFGSQATREFSRASSPEWLHMQVGGGFERTT from the exons ATGATGGACCCACCCGCAATGATGAATGACGGGTCCTACAATTTAGGGGAGATCTGGCCGTTTCAGATAGGTGGCGGCGGTGGTGGTTTTGGACAGGCGGCGATGGGGAGAGCTCAGTTCGGACTGGAGCAGTTTGGGGGTTCTGGTGGTAATGATCCGCTGATGTCGGAGCCGACAGGGGCCAACAGTGGTGGTGGCGGCGGGATTACAAGGAAGCGGCGTGATGTGGATGATGAGTCGGCGAGGAGTCTCTCTACTAGCAATTGCAACGGCAATAGTGTG AATGAGTTTGAATGCAATGGGAAACGGAGTAAATCGTCAGCATGTAGAGATGAGAATGGCGAATCAAGGGCCAAAGCGGAAACCAGTGCAGGCAAGGCTGcagaaaaacaaaatactcaACCACCAGAAACACCCAAACAAGATTACATCCATGTACGAGCTAGAAGGGGTCAAGCCACTGATAGCCACAGCCTTGCAGAAAGA GCTAGGAGAGAAAAGATTAGTGAGAGGATGAAAATTCTTCAGGATCTGGTCCCTGGTTGCAATAAG GTTATCGGCAAGGCCTTGGTCCTCGACGAGATTATTAATTACATACAGTCGTTACAAAGTCAGGTCGAG TTCCTCTCAATGAAGCTTGAAGCGGTGAATTCAAGGATGACTCCTGTGATTGATGCATTTCATCTTAAAGAT GTTGCTCAGCAAACATATGATACTGGAGGTATGGCATTTGGTTCACAAGCTACAAGGGAATTCAGCCGCGCTTCTTCTCCAGAATGGCTGCATATGCAGGTTGGTGGTGGTTTTGAGAGAACAACGTAA